A window of Pullulanibacillus sp. KACC 23026 genomic DNA:
GACATCCAATGGATTCGAGTTAACGGTGCCGTCTGCGGCTTCGTCATCGGCATCATATTATCCCTTTTCTAATTAAAGGTGGAACACGAGGGTGAAACGCAGGGACGGTTCTCGTGTTCCATTGATTAAGTGGAACACGAGAACCGTCCCTTTGTTGCAAATGAAAGGAATGAAACGAGTGAAGTTAAATAAGATTCATCATATTGCTATTATTTGTTCGGATTATGAGGTTTCAAAGTCTTTTTATGTGAATGTACTAGGTTTAGAGATTTTGAAGGAAACATATAGAAGTGAGAGAGAGTCTTACAAGTTAGACTTAATGGTCAATGGTCATTATCAAATTGAGCTTTTTTCGTTTCCAAACAGTCCGGAGCGAGCGAGTTACCCGGAGGCAAGAGGGCTAAGACACTTGGCCTTTGAAGTGGAAGATGTAGAAGAAGCAGCGGCAGAGCTTCGGGAAAAAGCTGTTGAGGTTGAAGAGGTGAGATTGGATCCAATTACGGGGAAGAAATTTACCTTCTTTGAAGACCCAGACCACCAGCCCATAGAATTGTATGAGAGTTAAATCATAGAGTGAAACATAGGGACGGTTCTCGTGTTCCATTGGTTAAATGGAACGCGAGAACCGTCCCTGCGTTCATTCTGCGTTCATTTGAAGATGTACAAAAGCTTTACATTGAATTAACACTAGGTTTACATAGGTGTGTTAGAGTTAAGTCAACAAGTAAATAGGTGCCTTGGAGAGATCAGAGAGAGCGTTAATGAAGCGAGGGTTGTCTGTGCGTTTTGGACAGAGTACCGTTTGCTGGAATTAAGCTCTCTTTTTCTATGGGAAAGGATGAGGAAGTTGGAGGAGAAGGATAGGATATTAGAGGTTTTGCGAAGGGAACAGATCATTTTTTCAATAAAAACACCTAAAGCGCTGGATCATTTTCTTGAATCGGACATTACCATAGGATTCTTATTAGAAGGCAGTATTAATAATCTTCAAAATTACGTTAAAGTCTTGAAAAACAGAAATAAAATTGTTTTTCTTCATTTAGAAAAGGTGCAAGGTATTCGCGTTGATTTTGAAGGGCTTCAGTTTTTATCCCATTACATAAAGCCGCATGGCATTATTACGACCAAAAAACAGT
This region includes:
- a CDS encoding VOC family protein; the encoded protein is MKRVKLNKIHHIAIICSDYEVSKSFYVNVLGLEILKETYRSERESYKLDLMVNGHYQIELFSFPNSPERASYPEARGLRHLAFEVEDVEEAAAELREKAVEVEEVRLDPITGKKFTFFEDPDHQPIELYES